The Balaenoptera acutorostrata chromosome 15, mBalAcu1.1, whole genome shotgun sequence genome contains a region encoding:
- the LOC103017470 gene encoding LOW QUALITY PROTEIN: putative diacylglycerol O-acyltransferase 2-like protein DGAT2L7P (The sequence of the model RefSeq protein was modified relative to this genomic sequence to represent the inferred CDS: deleted 2 bases in 2 codons; substituted 1 base at 1 genomic stop codon) — protein MGSIPVPTTPHAPPPPPAHVCLAALLLVFLGWAWILAVLHLVWLHGDRNTPGAGGHCSACVRNRAIRRHIRDHLPISARHSGTVRWLGAGLQNGLSGPSPPKSNVSSPVGCAPSVPQLVKTADPDPSWNYLFGFHPHGVLVSGACSNFCTEATGFSHLFPHLQPHLLTLPCWFQLPVFQDYIMCAGEESAGSQEPQSLLSPPTCPPPACGHLVPALLTFPEPCALFSGRIRRQVPCQRLLSLVPAPGGLLGVGGPLEAWEAKPGALSFRIRNQKRFVKLALEEGSNXLIQQFPNPPGSWVRRTQEALQPLLRVALPLFHGPRGPPLPFRTPIHTVVGAPIPAQRTPRPSRARVDAQHEVYLERLKQLLKEHKARSGVPADGHLPPPRHAAGPHRCPR, from the exons atgggttccatccctg TCCCCACAACCCCCCacgcaccaccaccacctcctgccCACGTGTGCCTGGCTGCCTTACTCCTTGTATTCCTGGGCTGGGCCTGGATCCTAGCGGTCCTCCACCTGGTCTGGCTCCATGGAGATAGAAACACACCTGGGGCAGGAGGCCACTGCTCTGCCTGCGTCCGCAACCGGGCCATTCGCAGACATATCCGTGACCACCTCCCCATCTCAGCGAGGCACTCGGGAACGGTGCGCTGGCTGGGAGCAGGGCTTCAGAATGGACTCTCGGGACCTTCACCCCCGAAGTCCAATGTCAGCTCCCCAGTGGGGTGTGCACCCTCTGTCCCCCAGCTGGTTAAAACCGCAGATCCGGATCCCTCCTGGAACTACCTCTTTGGCTTCCACCCTCACGGGGTCCTGGTCAGCGGGGCCTGCAGCAACTTCTGCACAGAGGCCACTGGCTTCTCCCACCTCTTccctcacctccagccccacctgctCACCCTGCCCTGTTGGTTCCAGCTCCCTGTCTTCCAGGACTACATCATGTGTGCTGGTGAGGAGAGCGCTGGGTCTCAGGAGCCCCAGTCCCTGCTGTCACCTCCTACCTGCCCTCCTCCCGCATGCGGGCACTTGGTCCCAGCTCTACTTACTTTCCCAGAGCCCTGCGCCCTCTTTTCTGGAAGAATCAGGCGTCAGGTCCCCT GCCAGCGCCTCCTATCTCTTGTCCCGGCCCCGGGGGGCCTCCTGGGAGTGGGA GGGCCCCTGGAGGCGTGGGAGGCAAAGCCCGGAGCGCTGAGCTTTCGAATCCGGAATCAGAAGAGATTTGTCAAGTTGGCGCTGGAAGAGGGCAGC AACTAGCTCATCCAGCAGTTTCCGAACCCGCCGGGCTCATGGGTGCGAAGGACACAGGAAGCGCTGCAGCCACTGCTGAGAGTGGCCCTGCCGCTGTTCCACGGCCCCCGGGGGCCTCCT CTGCCCTTCCGCACGCCCATCCACACCGTCG TGGGGGCCCCGATCCCGGCGCAGCGAACCCCGCGGCCCAGCCGGGCGCGGGTGGATGCGCAGCACGAGGTCTACTTGGAGCGGCTCAAGCAGCTGTTGAAAGAGCACAAAGCGCGCTCTGGCGTCCCCGCCGACGGGCACCTCCCCCCACCTAGACACGCCGCCGGCCCCCACCGGTGCCCTCGGTGA
- the MOGAT3 gene encoding 2-acylglycerol O-acyltransferase 3 isoform X2, with product MHAGVDLHRTAPTPPPSPAQRPAQTYRLEFKYQCVKTCGAPDPKVSPSTQPSTSNPGRPQGRGHSDEKGFPGSYRNLHRLSSGSWSPAGRRGESGSLHSPAALAQYENPEEAAARSTERLLLPAHFPLHGPLLFPSPALPPFHVALVFLCSLLGTVLPGPGHTPRPPGGCSMNRQSLDFILSQPQVGQAVVVLVRRPTMSLYAIPGEHCLTVQNRKGFVRLTLRHG from the exons ATGCACGCGGGGGTGGATCTCCATCGCACGGCCCCTACCCcgcctcccagccccgcccagcgGCCAGCCCAGACCTACCGTCTGGAGTTCAAATATCAGTGTGTGAAGACCTGTGGCGCTCCGGATCCCAAGGTCTCCCCATCCACACAGCCCTCTACAAGCAACCCCGGGAGGCCCCAGGGGCGTGGTCACTcagacgagaaaggcttccccgGCTCGTACCGAAATCTTCACCGTTTGTCCTCCGGGTCCTGGAGCCCTGCTGGCAGAAGGGGAGAGAGTGGGAGTCTCCACAGCCCCGCCGCCCTCGCGCAGTATGAAAACCCTGAAGAAGCAGCGGCTAGAAGTACTGAGCGCCTACTGCTACCTGCTCACTTTCCTCTTCACGG GCCCCTTCTGTTCCCTTCTCCTGCTCTTCCTCCTTTTCACGTCGCTCTGGTATTTCTCTGTTCTCTACTTGGTACGGTTCTTCCTGGACCGGGacacacaccccgccccccag GAGGATGTTCCATGAACCGCCAGAGCCTGGATTTTATTCTCTCGCAGCCTCAGGTCGGGCAGGCTGTGGTCGTCCTGGTTAGGAGGCCCACGATGTCCCTGTATGCCATCCCAGGGGAGCACTGCCTCACTGTCCAGAATCGGAAAGGCTTTGTCCGCCTGACACTGAGGCACGG GTAG
- the MOGAT3 gene encoding 2-acylglycerol O-acyltransferase 3 isoform X1, with protein MHAGVDLHRTAPTPPPSPAQRPAQTYRLEFKYQCVKTCGAPDPKVSPSTQPSTSNPGRPQGRGHSDEKGFPGSYRNLHRLSSGSWSPAGRRGESGSLHSPAALAQYENPEEAAARSTERLLLPAHFPLHGPLLFPSPALPPFHVALVFLCSLLGTVLPGPGHTPRPPGGCSMNRQSLDFILSQPQVGQAVVVLVRRPTMSLYAIPGEHCLTVQNRKGFVRLTLRHGASLVPMYSFGENDIFRVRLLPQTRGSICARRCWASRSSWAFLLASSGAMVSSQPTPGAWCPSPGP; from the exons ATGCACGCGGGGGTGGATCTCCATCGCACGGCCCCTACCCcgcctcccagccccgcccagcgGCCAGCCCAGACCTACCGTCTGGAGTTCAAATATCAGTGTGTGAAGACCTGTGGCGCTCCGGATCCCAAGGTCTCCCCATCCACACAGCCCTCTACAAGCAACCCCGGGAGGCCCCAGGGGCGTGGTCACTcagacgagaaaggcttccccgGCTCGTACCGAAATCTTCACCGTTTGTCCTCCGGGTCCTGGAGCCCTGCTGGCAGAAGGGGAGAGAGTGGGAGTCTCCACAGCCCCGCCGCCCTCGCGCAGTATGAAAACCCTGAAGAAGCAGCGGCTAGAAGTACTGAGCGCCTACTGCTACCTGCTCACTTTCCTCTTCACGG GCCCCTTCTGTTCCCTTCTCCTGCTCTTCCTCCTTTTCACGTCGCTCTGGTATTTCTCTGTTCTCTACTTGGTACGGTTCTTCCTGGACCGGGacacacaccccgccccccag GAGGATGTTCCATGAACCGCCAGAGCCTGGATTTTATTCTCTCGCAGCCTCAGGTCGGGCAGGCTGTGGTCGTCCTGGTTAGGAGGCCCACGATGTCCCTGTATGCCATCCCAGGGGAGCACTGCCTCACTGTCCAGAATCGGAAAGGCTTTGTCCGCCTGACACTGAGGCACGG CGCTTCTCTGGTGCCCATGTACTCCTTTGGGGAGAATGATATCTTCAGAGTTAGGCTTTTGCCCCAGACTCGTGGCAGCATCTGTGCTAGAAGATGCTGGGCTTCAAGAAGCTCCTGGGCTTTTCTCCTTGCATCTTCTGGGGCTATGGTCTCTTCTCAGCCAACTCCTGGGGCCTGGTGCCCTTCTCCAGGCCCATGA